The following proteins are encoded in a genomic region of Magnolia sinica isolate HGM2019 chromosome 1, MsV1, whole genome shotgun sequence:
- the LOC131219824 gene encoding uncharacterized protein LOC131219824, with the protein MEAAGRMSESDESYKRPALSEDEYDHMAGYEIEEDMVEEVMKRLEEEINGPGFVPYSSCSFVTINGNEESCGPSFSDSASTQMASIDMGGISISELVGRSGLYGGMNGIPTMGSATWVTEEDGSWQVGKVPTVTDDVEESDDEWLSHVLSGPDFEFEEGFGL; encoded by the coding sequence ATGGAAGCTGCCGGAAGGATGTCGGAATCTGATGAATCCTATAAGCGGCCGGCGTTGTCTGAGGACGAGTACGATCACATGGCGGGTTACGAGATAGAGGAAGATATGGTGGAGGAGGTGATGAAGAGGTTGGAAGAGGAGATAAACGGCCCAGGTTTCGTTCCTTATTCCTCTTGTTCTTTTGTTACTATAAATGGAAACGAGGAAAGCTGTGGGCCCTCCTTTTCCGACTCGGCTTCAACGCAGATGGCCAGCATCGACATGGGTGGGATCAGCATTTCGGAACTGGTGGGGCGTAGTGGTTTGTACGGCGGTATGAATGGGATTCCGACGATGGGAAGCGCGACGTGGGTTACGGAGGAGGATGGTTCCTGGCAGGTGGGGAAGGTTCCCACCGTTACTGATGACGTGGAAGAGAGCGATGATGAGTGGCTGTCACATGTTCTTAGTGGGCCAGATTTTGAGTTTGAGGAGGGTTTTGGGCTTTAG